GCCACTCTCATTGTCACACAAGAGAGGTATCTTTTTATACTcacaaccaaagtcactcaagGTTTGCCTCATCCAAAGtagttgagcacaacaagcacTGGCTGCAACATACTCGGTCTCGGCGGTGGATAGTGCaacggaattttgtttcttagagCTCCAAGACACCAAGGACCGACCGAGAAATTGGCAAGTCCCTGTTGTACTCTTTCGATCAACTTTGCAACCGGCgtaatccgaatcggaatagccaagaAAATCAAAAGTggagcccttgggataccacaagCCAAGGTTTGGAGTTAACACTAAATATCTTAAGATTCTTTTAACAGCTACCAAATGgcattccttaggattagcttgaaatcttgcacacatgcacacactaagcataatatccgGCCTAGTGCacaaaggtaaagcaaagaaccgatcatggagcgatataccttttgatccacggaTTTTCCATCTTTATTtagatcaagatgtccattCACAGCCatgggagtcttgattggtttagcATCGgccatgtcaaacttcttgagcatatcattTGTATATTTAGTTTGACATATGAacgtcccttccttcatttgcttgatttaaaaaccaaggaagaacttCAATTCACCCATCAAGGACATCTCGAATCTCTTGGTCATGATCCTACTAAACTCTTCACAAAACTTTTCATTAGTAgaaccaaagataatgtcatcaacataaatttgacaaacaaagagATCTTTATCTACTTTTTGAGTAAAGAGAGTAGAATCGTCTTTGCCCATTACAAAACCGTTCTTGAGAAGAAATTCCctaaggcattcataccatgctctaggagcttgcttaagcccatagagcgccttatCGAGCTTGAAGAcatggtttggaaacttgggatcttcaaagctcagtggttgctcaacatataccAATTCGGAGATTGGTCCATTTAGAAATGCggttttcacatccatttgatatagcttgaaatcatggtgagtagaATAGGCAAGTAAAATATgaattgactcaagcctagctacaggagcataagtctcaccaaaatccaaaccttcgatttgCGTGAATccttgagcaaccaaccttGCCTTGTTTCTTGTTACCACACCActttcatcttgcttgttttgaaagacccacttggttcctatgacattttgcttgggtctttctactaaggaccaaACTTCATTCcatgtgaagttgttcaactcctcttgcatggccatcatcCAATGCGGATCATCAAAGGCTTCCTCTATCTTTAATGACTCCAAGAAAGAAACAAATGTTCATAAAAGGTAGCCAAACGAGAACGAGTGGATACCCCTTTAGTTATGCTTCCAAGGATGTtgtccaccggatgatccttttgGATACTTTGATGTACTCTTGGATGAGGAACTTGCGTTTGTTGTTGAACTTGTTGAGTCTCTTCTTCATCTTGaggttgatcttgatgatcGGATGATGattcttgatccatgtcccggatactccggtcctCTTTCCGGGTAGACCAGACTTGAGACCCGGAGTCTCTGGCTTGATTTCTGGAGTTTTCGGGATGCGCTGCAGAATGTGTTATTGATGGACTTGGAAACACCATCCCATCCTCATCTTGATCCTCTTGTTCATGAGGCTTTATCTCTCCAATGGCTAGCTTCTTGATTGCCTTGCTTGATGGTTCCTCCAATCCTACAACATCATCAACTTGCTCtccttgagagccattagattTATCAAATGTCACATCACACGCAATCTCAATGCAACCGGAGGTTTTGTTAAAGACGCGATAGCCGtgagcatttgaggcataaccaagaagaaaCCCTTCATCTACTTTAGGAGCATACTTCGAAGTTTTGTTTTTCTTGTTTAGAATGAAACACTTACTCCCGAAGACCCTAAAGTATGATACATTTGGCTTTTTACCAAGAAGTAGCTCATATGCCGTCTTGTTCGagatcttgtgaagatataggcggttgattgcatgacatgccgtattgattgcttccgcccaaaattgatccgagaccttgtattcatcaagcattgttcttgcggctTCTATGAGAGTTCTATTCTTCCTCTCAACAATTCCGTTTTGTTGAGGTGTGTACGGTACGGAGAACTGATGACCAATTCCTTCTTCATCAAGATACTCTTCTATGTTggtgttcttgaactcggtgccattGTCGCTTCTTACTTTCTTGATCTTGGTTTCAAACTCATTTTGACCtctttttgcaaatttcttGAAGGTTTCTTATACTACACTTTTGTCACgcaaaaagaatacccaagtgaaacgagaataatcatcaacaatgacaaaACTATAtatgttaccaccaatgctaataTAAGCCACcggcccaaagagatccatgtggaGAAGCTCGAATGGCTTGATGGTGGTGACGATGCTCTTTGAAGGATGAGGAACACCAACTTGTTTTCCCGCTTGGCATGCACTACGCACACGATCTTTCTCGAAGGAAATatttgttagtcctaggatgtgatcctcctttagaagcttgttgagatttctcatcccaatgtgagctagtcggcgatgccataaccaacccaagctagactttgccACCAAACATGTGTCAAGTTGAGCTTTCTCTTGTGAAAAGTCCACAAGATATAGCTTTCTCTTGAGCACACCCATGAAAGCAACGGAGTCATCGCTTCTTCTAATGACGGACACACCCTCATTAGTAAAAAGACAATTGAAGCCCGAGTCACAAAGTTGTGAaatggacaacaaattgtaccCAAGTGTATCTACTAAAAGAACCTTTGAGAGATTAAATTGTGAGTTTAAAGTAATGTTACCGGTTCCAAGCACTTTTCCTCTTTTATTACCGGCAAATGTGTTGTAGTGATCACCACTTGACTTTGTCAAAGAATCAAACATACTCCGGTCATTTGATTTGTACATCCACTATCGATCACCAAAGTTGATCCACCGAaggagtatccctacaaaacaaGATTACTATTTTCTTTTAGGTGcccaacaatacttgggtcctAGAACGTTAGTCACAAGCACCTTGGGCACCCACACACAACTCTTTACTTTAGTGTTAAATGTGTGGTGACCAACAAATTTAGCAACCACTTTACCACGGTGGTTTCTAGTTAACACAAAATCTGCATAAAAGAATACATGTGAAGACGATTCTTGTGTTTGTGACTTGCTTGAGGTCTCGAGCTTGTTTTGCTTTGATGAGGATGCAACAATCTTCACACCCTCATCACATGTAGTTCCTCTCTTGATGAACTTAACATGACTTGATGCTTGATTCTTCTTTTCTCCCTTGCGGAGGGGAGTAGTCATGTTCACAAGACCCCCATTTGCTCCCAATGCGGTGGTCTTGTTGTTCTTGACATATGGAATGGATTATGGAATGCCTTGCTAATTCTTCCAAGGCCTTTGCCTTTCTCAAATCCAAACTTGCTCATGTACCTTGAGCCAAATCCCTTGGTATGCTTCTTAAACTCACCTACCCTTGAATCACGATTTGTTTTGGATGATTGCTCATTTGGAGATATTTCTTCTTGCAACAATTGAGTGAGCCTACTAATTTCCTTCTTCATGGCATTCACCTCAATatggttagtagcacaagtttgaatatcaaTGTTATAACAACGTGCACAACCATTACTTGTTGATGGAATGGATGAACTAGATTTCTCACTAGCTTTTGAGTTGCTCTCTAGAGTAGTGTTGTGCTCAACCTCAAGTGCCTTATGAATGGATTGCAAGCTTGTGAAGCTTTACTGGAGTTTAGCATTTTCACTTCTCAAATTAGCATTTGTGTCCTCTACCAAGGAGTATTTCTTGTTTAAGTCATTCACCTTTTCATTTTCACTAGTGAGCAACTCTCTTATCTCAAGAAGTATGTTATCATTGGTCTTGAGAGAGTCCGTAATCCTCTTGTTCTCCTTCCTTTCATAGGCAAGGTCCTTGTCAAGAGTTTTAGAGGTTTCTCCCTCAAGCCTAAGCAATTCCTCTTCAGATTCAAGAGTTTCTTCTAACTCATCCATTTTCATCAttagtttcattattttagttGCACCCTTTTTACCATATTGACTAATTAGACTAGTAACTTTATCTTCCACATCTAGTTCATCATCCAATGAGTTTGGAGAGTTTACCTTCACATTATTTTCCATGAGGCATAGAATTGGATCTTGGTCCTCATCATCGGTGAGATCTTCAAATAATGAAATAGAATGATGAGGAGAGGCCTTGAATGCCATGGTAGCAACATCTTCATTCTCGGATTCACTTTCTTCTTAAGAATCCCATTCTTGACCAAGGTGAGCTTCACCggcttgtttcttgtatcttgatcTTTCTTTCTTGGAAGAACCTTCTTTGTCATCTTTgtcctttttcttctcttctggacaatcggcaatgaaatgtCCAAGTTTCTTCCACCCAAAACAAGGCTTGTTGAATCTTCTTCTTGGTTCATATTTGCCCTTGTTCTTGCCATAATTCCGGATGTTGCCATTTCTAAAGACTCTTCTAAAGTTCTTGATAAACAAggccatttgctcatcatcaagctcatcatcctcatcatgACTagattcttcattcttggatgatagattttctttctctttgcccTTAGAGTTAGCTTGTAGTGCTATGCCATTGTTCTTTGCCACTTGCTCTTGAAGCTCGGCCAAATCTTGATTTATCTTGACTCTTCTTAATTGATCATGATGAGCCTCAATTCTTCCAAAAACATTTTTGGCGGTGAAGTGCTTGAATCCTCTTTCGGCTCTAATCAAACAAGGTAAAGTGACATCCCTAGCCATATACACGGTCAAGAGCTTGTCCACAATCTCACGATCACCCCATTTATCACCTCCaagtgatttgatttgattaGTGATCTTCTTCATCCTATTGTACATTTCCTTGACACTCTCATCCTTTTTCATAGAGAAAAGGCTTAGCTCATCTTCCAATGTCTTGATTCTTGACTCATGAACTTTTCTTGAGCCTTGGTGGTTGACTTGGAGAGTGTCTCAAGCATCCTTGGCAGTTGGTGCATcctctatcttgtcaaactcttccGGGCTCATGGATGTGTGAAGGATGTTCAAGGCTTGGAAGTTTCTTTATAGCACATATTGTTGCAATGGTGTTGGAGTCTCATCTTCATCCGTAATTTCACATCCAACTTCTACACTTTCCATAAATCCTTGTGAATTGTATTCAAATACCCAAACATCTTGGTTTTCCGTTGATTGTATCCGGttccatcaaagaacggtggttTTCCCATATGAATAGATGCACCATGGTCACTAGGAAGTTGAAATGTGTAGTCATGAGACACATGGTGATGCTCAAATTTCTTCTTGTCTTTTGATGACTCGCTCTTGCTAGAGTTTCGAAATGGTCTTCGCTTGTGGTCAAGTCTGAGTCATCACTTGAGTCAATCAAGATCTTGGAGCtagctttcttcttctttttgctttTCAACTTTTGCTCCTTCTTCCATGCCTTCCATTCTCTATATGACATCTCATCATCACTTGATTCCGAGTCGTCATCATcattcatgtttttctttttcttgtcttTTGAGCCACTTGACTCATCTTGTTTCTCATTCTCAGGTTTTCCATCATCATTCTTGTTCTTGTCCTTGTCATCTTCACCCGTCGGATTGACGGGACTCTTGGGAGATTTTTCGCTCGACATCTTCTTTTGTTCTCCAAGTGGTTAAGCTCAACACGAAAttccaagctctgataccaattgaaaggatcgacaCTAGGCCTAGAGGAGGGTGAATAGGCCTATTTAAAAATTACCTGAAAAAACTTGGCAGAAACACGTCAGGTCCGGATGATCCAGCCCTATGTCGGATGATCCGGTCCTTGTCAGGCCCCGATGATCCGGCGTAGGTTCGGATGATCCAACAAGGGAAAAGAATCTTGCACGAGATTTGAATTTACTTAGCTTTTGGCGATTCCCTTTGAATACAATCTTGACAAATAAAGTAATTATGCCTGTGAACCAGTTTAGCACAAGGGGAATGCAACTAACGAGTAGATCAAGTGAATATTAGCTCAAGAATAATAAATACAACAATGAATGTAATGGACACAAGATTTATCCCGAAGTTCACTCCACAAAGGAGCTACATCTCCGTTGAGGTGCTCACAAAGAGCAgggttgccctataaccctttccCTCACTCAATCAACCACACAAGAGGATTGAGTAGCTTACTAGTAAATGTCTACGAATGACGGGGTAATACAAACTTCCGGGGCTCAATCACAAATGAATGGAAGTTCACAGGCACCTCTAACCGTCTAGGAgccaagctccaagagtaacaaatgcaaatCGACGAATCAAAGGTTGCTTCAAGTGCTTCTTGAGATGAACAAGTGCTAGCCCACGGAGTGCTCTCAAATCACACCTCGAATCTCACTTCCTCTCAATCCCTAGGTTTTTccttgcaagaatcaagctctagGATGGAGAGAAGTGAAGGAATGAATGCTTTGGAGGCGTGGTCGGTCGGAGAGTGAGAGCCAAGTAAATGAAGGGGgtgaaggggtatatatactccCACCCCCGAAAGTAACTGTTGTGTGTTTTCTGGTGGTTCCCGGATCATCCGGAGTAACCTCGAATCATCCGGGGTAGGAACAGAATAGGCCAAAAACACACTTGAACTTCTAGGTCCGGATCATCTGGTGTAGGGCCGGATCATCTGGCGTGGCACTACCAGGTGCTGAAATGTctaggtccggatcatccggacttgCTCAGTGCTGAATTTTTCTGTTGGGCCAGATCATCCGTAccaaggccggatcatccgaccctatGCAGAAACTTTGTGGAGAGGAGTGttttgtgagtgttttctctcaAGTATGTCATCTCAAATGAAGCATTTTGACAATCTAAAATTTGTTCAAATGcgtcccccttgatagtacggtgaacctatactcaaattcaaatcaaaaattaaaattaaatctcTGATAGAATCCACCAAACTTAATTTGAAATTGGGGACATtcttttcatcttcttcttgattttctcattttattcctgcatACACTTTATTGAAAGCATCATATCCCCAAACTGTGATtgtcaaaaatcaccaaaatcatttaggggcctagatgcactttcagacCCACTAGCACCGGAAAATGGGTATATGTAGTTCATCGCCGTAGTAAAATTCTCATATCTCTTCAATCTTTCCATAGTATATCTTGGTCTCCCAAGTGGCCTCGTCGATGCCCTCATATCGAACTCCTTTGTTTTATGCTGCGCTCTTCTTGTCCATCTCTTTCATGTGGAACATGTATCCATTGATGTCATACCCTTGCCATGAGGTAATTTGGCTGGACAGGCCGGACGCAAGCCTCGATTTATCAGATTCATCATAGGGACATATGCCCTACTATTTGATCCACGTCAGGAAATTGATCTTGTGTTGTCTTTGTACCCATGCCTCTGTGTGTCCATCACGACCACGACGAATCTCCTCCAGGTGCTTCTCAACCCACTTCTCCATGGCCACTAACTGATTGAgtaaggatggcaacgggtcgggtttgGGTCGCATGGAGTGTCTGGGCACCCAAAACTGAAATCCGAActtaaaacccgaacccgacccgaagaCCAATTCGGGTCAAAATCCATCTCCGAAActgaaacccgcggatacccaaAACCCGATTGGATACCCGAAACCTGTTTTGTATGGCAACATAGTAAGAAAAATAAGTACTTCTCATAAAcatatacaagatatatataatatttaCATGTATAAACAATAGGcaataaatagtaaataatttccCAAGTCAACTTAGAACAAATTTATTAGCTAAGTAAACAAACTTATTCCTAAGTATACTATAAAATATGAGTTTTTACTCCAAATGGTTATCCATTGGGTATCCAAGGGTGAAAATCGAAACCGAAAACCAAACCCGATAAGTTTTGCGGCCCAAAACCTGAAAACTATGGGTGAAAAATCATCCCTGAACCCAATCCCGCTAGACCTGAAACCCACGGAAATTCGACCCAAAATCGAACCATTGCCATCCCTATGATTGAAGGCGTTGTGATGAGCTTCGTGCACCATTTCATCTTGTACATTGGTGCGTACGCCCCCCGGTGCACCCCATCCTGGAGGTTCTACCTTCGTGCGGATGGACGGGCTACCCAATCGCATTTCCATCCACAATGTATTTGGTGCAGCAGTTAATGGCCTCCTCCATTGTGTATGCCTCAATCATAGAGCTCTCTAGGTAAGCACGGTCATGGACGTATCTGTTCAGGGTCGACATGAACCTCTCATACGTCCACATCTATTGTAGGTATATAGGCCCAAGGTCCTGTATCTGATCAACCATGTGCATCATCAGGTGTGGCATAATATAGAAGAAAGACAGCGGGCAGCACATCTTGAGCTAGAACTGCGATGAATTATTTCATGCCTGACAGCTCAGCTTCATTGATGACCTTTTTTTATGAAGTTGAAGAAGTAACCGAGTCGTGTGATGACCATCTTCACGTACTTCAGACCGATAGCCCTAATCACAACTGGGAGGAACACCGTGAGCATGACGTGGCAGTCATGTGCATTAAAGTTGGAAGAGAAACCGGTTGGCAGCTTCACAGCCCTAAGCCACTAGCACACGGCTCTCTTCTCATCTTCCATGAGGTTGTAGCTCATGCCGGAAGGTCCACTTTCCTGCTCTGCGCCGCCGGGGTCGAATGAAGTTCGGGCCTAATGTTCTGGTTCActaaatcctgacgtgactttaGACCATCCTTTATTTTAGTCTTGATGTCTAGCAGGACCCCGGCCGTGGTTTCGAAGACATTCTTAGAAAGCTACATACGGTCGACGACATGGGGTTTATCTAGCTCCTTCCAATACGACATGAACTTGAAGAAACACGACTACTTCTTGAAAGGAACTTGGGTGATAGGTAGTTGTTCCTCCTCCATCTGCTcccgcttcctcttcttcattgtTGTGGTCCCATCTTCTTGAACTCTATGTTTATGCCATTCACCATGTCAAACACCTTTTGCCCATAACTCATCTTTTTTGGCTCATTAGTTTAAGGCTCGGGCTTGTTGTCAAAGAACTAATTCATTGAAGGATGCCGGTACTTGTGCTTTTTGTTAAGAAATCCCCTATGGCTCATGTACACCAACTTCTTCGATGCATTAAGATAAGTGTAGCAGGTACCATCAATCAAACTACACAACCTAACTTACCTTTGATCTGCCCCGACAGTGCAAAAAGGCCAGGGTAATCAATGATGGTGACAAAGATGATGGCTTTTAGAGAACTCCTTTTGGACGCAACCATCATATTGACCCCATCTTCCCATAGCATCTTCATGTCCTCCATGAGTGGCTCCAGGAACACATCTATATCATTGCATGGCTCCTTCGGGCTAGAAATAATCATGGTGAGTAAAAGATACCTACGCTTCTGACAAAGATACGGAGGTAGGTTGTAGATGGTGAGGGAGCTGTTGAGGTCACCGAGCAGATTCATCCCATCGGTATTTAGTGCAAACCTGACATTCCTCGCCTCATCACCAAACTTCTTAATTAGGGAACTTGGCATTGAAACTCTTCCACTGCTTGCCATCGGAGGGGTGTCGTCGCTTGCCATCGCCCTTGATGCGATCTGCCAATGCATGCCATGATATCAACTTGGCATCCTCTGGGTTCCCAAATAGCCACGCACAGCGATCGATCATGGGCAGGTACCACACTGACAGTGCGGGACTTTTCCTCTGCATGtagccctcttcttcctcatccttGGAAAATAGGGTCTGCTTGGtcgtcgtcttcttcttctgccttCTCTTGGGTCCCTCGTCATCCACGTCCGTGCGATAACCGGCATTCCTCTTGTTCTGACTCGCGCCACAGTGCGGACAGCTCTGCAAGTTCCCATACTGGCCAAGATACAGGATACAGTGGTTAGTGCTTGCATGGAATATTTTAAGCTTCATCACCACTGGCCGGATCATCCTATTCGCTCGATAGGTATTGGCGGCCACCTTGTTACCCTCTGGGATTGTGTCAGGAAGCATACATAACAGGTTGTTGAAACTAGTGTCAGACCACCCATGGCGATACTTCTGCATTAGCAACTAGATGTTAAAATGAAACACCGTCCAATGCTTCGGACAATCCTTATACAACGGATCAATTACCACCTTCTTCATCTCTTTGGAATTTTCCAGCCACTTCAGATTCCCAAACAGAATGTCATTTTGGTCCATACGGTTAGCAaggttttcaaaaatctctgcACCTTCAGGCCCCAAAATTTCACCTTGCTCACCATCCCCAACACCATCATTGCCTCCCATGTATTGGATAAGATCATCAATGTTAATGTTATAATCGCGATTCACTATATCGTTGCCGCCCGCTGTTGCTGTTGATGATGAGGGTTGTTGTCCTCTTTCATTCACCGATGAGGTCGTCAAAGAGTTTCGTTCAGATGCACCGGTGACACTCGGATCTGTTTCGCTATGGAACTTCCAGACGGTGAAATTCTCAACAAAACCATGGTGGATCAAGTGAGATTGCACCACATTATCTTTCTGGAGAAGTTTATTCTTACAGCTATTGCACGGACAAATAGTGCACTCCCAACCCAGACTCACATGATACTTTTTCGCAGCGGCAACAAAATTTCTCACATGATGTAGAAAAGACAGATGGTTGACGCCCTCCTTGCCTGGCCAAAATCCCGCCAAATCCATTCACCCCTGATGAGGGAAAAAGGTAAAAGGGgaacccctccctctcctctttctTTCCCCCGCTCCCAGTGCTCTCCCATG
The genomic region above belongs to Panicum virgatum strain AP13 chromosome 8N, P.virgatum_v5, whole genome shotgun sequence and contains:
- the LOC120684966 gene encoding uncharacterized protein LOC120684966; its protein translation is MSSEKSPKSPVNPTGEDDKDKNKNDDGKPENEKQDESSGSKDKKKKNMNDDDDSESSDDEMSYREWKAWKKEQKLKSKKKKKASSKILIDSSDDSDLTTSEDHFETLARDESVKEMYNRMKKITNQIKSLGGDKWGDREIVDKLLTVYMARDVTLPCLIRAERGFKHFTAKNVFGRIEAHHDQLRRVKINQDLAELQEQVAKNNGIALQANSKGKEKENLSSKNEESSHDEDDELDDEQMALFIKNFRRVFRNGNIRNYGKNKGKYEPRRRFNKPCFGWKKLGHFIADCPEEKKKDKDDKEGSSKKERSRYKKQAGEAHLGQEWDS